The genomic segment atagattttcaacTCTAAcacagtttaatcgattaaccacttaaTGTAATCTATTAAGCTTTTCTCTCTgttttaacagttttacacCAGTATAAGATTTAACAGATTAAGTGCAacatgtaattaattatataattcacacaagccaacaacaaacaaatatgaCATTATAGGTAGTTATgacttttcaagaaaaatgttttcacttaaaacacattttaaccgattagaaaaataatttaatcagTTAAGTTCCATATACTTaagcaaatttgaaaacatttttcattcaaaacacTTCAATGCACTCAACAAACATATGTTGGCATAACAatgtgttttaatcgattatacactTAATGTAATTGGTTAAAACAAAGTTGTTTTGCCCCTGTTAAGCATAAACACAAATCTGaagaaatttaacaaattataaaacaatgtaattgattatttctATCAGATATGCAATGTGCAATGTGTTTCAACTTATGGTCCATTTCCAATCAATAAATACACATACCAAACAGTTCAAGCACAaacacatatataatcaagCAATTGTTTtgccattttgttgtgcaagaaactataaaacatttcttttgttcatcatcaaaaacatatATGTGAGATGGGTTCAGCTATACACAGTCCTCCTATCAACATAAGTGATCGCGAAAaggaaatatttcatttgtagTAAAATTATTTGTGAAATCTCTcttttcaacttttcttttatgaaagaagaaaaatctgaTATAAAACTAGAATGAACTTGAGAATCCATATCATGACGATATTCTTCCATTTGCACCTGCGAATAGCTGCTCAAAGGCACCAACACCACCCACCACACCGCCGTGACGATCACTAGACCACCTTCTTCCACCAAACCTCTTCACCAGCACGAAAGcacaccaccaccacacacCAATACCAACCACACCATGCACAAACCACCACACACCAATACCAACCACACCATGCACAATAAGCAAGCAGAGAAGAGAAATGAAAGGATGAGAATGAGAAGAGCGGAGTCTCTACGGGGTGTGGCTTAAAATAGTGGGAATATATTTATTGGAgtgattgaaaatttaaaaattaggtgaagaaataaattgttttaaccACAGTAGTTTAATTTTGACTGATAAATAATTGTGGAAGGGTGGTGGAGGAACAAACATGTGGTAGTGTAGGGAAAAATCCTCCTTCTCATTCTTGAAAGATGTTGTTAAATATTTGAGTgtaaattatttgatatttataagaTGTAAATGatgttgataaaaatatttaaaaatcaataaagaGAGCAACTACATGTATTATTGACGCAGTCTCAAtgtaaatcaaatttaaaaaaaaaaagaaaaatgtggtTGAGTATCTCTTCATGATCACTTTATttctctttaaatatttttttattacattttcgCACGTATTTTTATAGCTACAcattaattttatctataaagATCATCCATTCTTAATATTGTGGAGAAAATCAATGCAAACATTAGGATCATAGACATGATCATCatccctaattttttttttcggaaAACATCTCCCCCAGATCTCTTTGTTTCTTATGGGATTTACAATTTTTCTCTCCGACAACTAACGTTGGCACGTTTGCGTAAAGTAGGGTTTTTCACGTTCCTTCTTTTGTGTACATCTCATCACATATATGTCTTCTTTTCAACATTCTCCGGTTGTTCCTCAAGAACTCATGGCAGAAATTTTGTCGAGGCTTCCAGTGAAGGATCTGATGCGATTCAGGTGCGTTTCAACATGGTTGAACCACCTCGTATTCGATCCGACATTTGTTAAACTGCACCTTCAAAGGTCTTCCAAAAACACACACATCTTATTAACCTTCAGAGACTACGAGAACGATGAAAGCAGACACTGTGCAGCACCATGTTCCTTACAAAACTTACTTCACAACCCAACATCCACCGTTGACGTTTGTCACCGATTCAACCACGATTACACTATCTTGGGTGTATGCAACGGCTTAGTTTGCTTGCAAGATTCTTACCGTGGAGATGAATTTGAAGAATACTGGGTTCGGTTCTGGAATCCATCCACAAGGGTCATGTGCGAAGATTCTCCACACATACGTATTCGTTCCGGTGATTACAActacccttatttgtttatgtttgGGTTTGGCTACGATGATTGGAGTGACAGATACCAAGTTGTTTTTTTGGATAATAAATCACAGAAATTGGAgattagggtttattctttagGTGACACTTGTTGGAGAAACACTTTAACATGTGATGCTTTCCCTGCGTTGGGTCTTCATGGAGCTTATGCGTGTGGCCATTTAAACTGGTTAGCACTTCCCAAATGCGGTTCTGGTTATCGATGGGCAACTGTTACAATGAAGGACTTAGAAATTTTTTCTTACGATTTGAAGAATGAGAAATGCAGTTATTTGTCTATGCCTGATGGTCTTTCTGAAGTGCCTCCTGATGTGCCTGTGCTTGAGGTTTTGAAGGGTTGTTTGTGTCTTTCTCATCATCAAGGGACTTGTTTTGTTGTTTGGATGATGAAGGAGTTTGGAGTTGCAAAATCATGGACACTGTTGCTGAATGTAAGTTATGAACATCTTCGTATTCGTGATCTTCATGGATTGCCTGCTCTTCCAGTCATTTTGTGTTTGTCTGAGGATGATAATGTTATGCTGCTTGCAAGCTACGATACTGCGGAATTTATTCTATACAATAAGAAAGACAATAGAATAGATGATCGTGAACTTTTCAATGAAgacaagttttattttttctcgTATGATTATGTTCAGAGTTTGGTTTTTCCGTATCGGAATTAAGTTGTCTTATGTTTTCTCAAATGAGTATGTTAAGTTGTGTCAGAGGTAGTTTGGGTGGTTCATTGAATTTATTACTTTGTTGCACTATTTTCTATTgataatgttgtctgttttggatttctttttgctccaattttttttctttgttgatgTATTTCAGAGTCTCCTTAACTCCTTCACTTTTCTCTCATTAAtcagtaaataaaaatatgtgaaatGTAAATAAGTAGGTTTTGGAACCTAGATCACTATTCCTAAATCCTAAtcttattacaaaaataaaataatctccATTTAACAAACtttatattatgatattttatacgTTTAAAGGTAAATATGATTGTCTTATTATTAaagtagataaaaaaatttaaaattacttttataggCAGAGTGcatgactttaattttgaacaATTTAAAAAGTGAAGTCTTACACCTTTACACGATTTCTCTAATCGATTACAAaacttgtaatcgattaagtaatCTTAAGATTGTTAGAAGATATATGTGTACATATTTATTGTACCAATAAATTACCAGtaagaaaaatagataaattaagatataatagattataatttaagttttaattacaatggattataattaaaataatttattatgattataaggTATTTGTCCCTTTTTcctaattataattaagatataattgatatatgatttaagttttaataatcataatcaattatatcttaattatagttgattgaaattaaaacttaaatcatAATCcttcataatcaattatatcttaattataatCAAGAAAATTAGTAGATACCTTCTAATCATAACcaattatatcttaattataatcaattgcAATTAAAACTTCAATCATAATCACATATATCTtaattatatcttattttacCAATTTTTCTCAGTAATAAATGATTACAACTCGTACATCCTCCAAACGATTTCAGTATTATGTAAATGATTATAACgttttgtaatcaattacaaatgTCAAAAAAACGTGAGAAATGCACAATTTCACCTTTAGATTGTTCAGAACTAAAGTCGTACACCTCCTTCAAAACTTCTTTAGTTGAAATCTTGTAAGGATGGCACGACTTACCTATAAgcgtaattttaaatttttttgtccaCTTCTATAATAAGAGAATCAAATTTGcttataaagttaaaaaaagcGTGTATTATGATACAACTTGTGATCTTTTGAAATCCTAAACATTACAAAATACTATCTAAATCCCTAGAGTCTatacataacaaaaataacatcATAGAGTATATCCAACATTTTATGAATAACATACTGCAGTAGATTTGGCTCACATCTATCAGTggtaaaaaaaactaatttccaCCAACTTTTTTCATATAACATCCAAATTTTGTCCTCACCACCTTTCCCTCGTAATTCTGTTATTAGTAAAATTGATGTATATAAGCAAAGTCAAGCAAAATAAACTAGTACTCTATACACAAACTACACGAAATGTTGTATGTAAAATATTCACAAGTGTTTAGAACTTAGTTTGAAGATCATATGCTAAATGACTTAGAGGGAGTTATATTTGTAAATCTTCTACTTTTGTAAAACTATTCTCTAGTGTAAAGAATGTTTAGAGATTTTATATCTTTAAGAGTTTTCCTCTAACACTAGTGATTTTGTGCACTTGAAAGAACCAAGAATGATTTTGTGTACTAATCATCACAAAGATCCTGTCATCATTTTAAAGATTTCATCACAAAGTTTTATCTAAAACCAATTTAATCCTATATACATTTAACATGtaaaaacaaactaaatataattgaaaatagtACAAATTAAATAGTACTAACTTTGGTAATTGAGGAGAAGACccaagagaaagagaagagaagaggagaagACCCAAGTGATAAAATGTCATCATTTCAAGTGTTCTCTCATGAGATTATTGCCAATTATCTTGTTTGATCAAACCACTACCATATTTACTAACATGCCTAGTCCTTGTCAATTTCAACTACTGGTGCCTAAGAGGGGAATGATACACGATATGGATATTTATGAAGTtcttaggttttatttttacttaacaATACATTTGActcaaacatataaaaattattcgCAAATTGGTTTGaacttaaacaaataaaagcAAACTAAACCAATTTTTGTGGTTTGGTTagaattttctattttctgtatgagtttttttataagtacatgtatttagttttattttttttaacgtgataccttaatatatattatatcatgatttaattatttatttcactataattaaatatttgtttctttcaacattatgtataatattaaattatttgttatattaaacAATTGGTTcatacatatttcttttctATCAGAAACacaattagaataaaatattaacgcATAAGAGTTATCTAGGTttttagtaaaatgaaaaaaaaagtggattATGTTGTATTCATACATTCATTAGTACATATATATGAAGCTTTTAACGATGGACGGCTAAAAAAGATTTTCAAATACAATCATAGAACGTCGTTAATTAAGTTGTTGttataagtttaaataattGACGAAAAGTGAATTAAACTAtcatcatttggtatcaaacCGGTGGTGATGGTGATAGGCGATAACATCATTTAATAGTTCTTTTTTAAGTTGGTGGTTTGGTGAGCGATCAAAGACTACAATGTAAATATTATGTTGActataatttagttattattatattttgtgtaTATTTGTGCAGTTGTCATTTCTTTAATAGACGAGGAATtataggatatatatatatatatatatatatatatatatatatatatattaccctACTCTTTGACATAATAATCAGtatttaatatgatatcaaGAGCCAAACACTAATATCCTCTACAATATAGGAATCAatgcttcttctttttaattgaatatttctgATAACTTCTTCCGATAAAAATCAATCGAAGAAACCTGATTCTGGGACACCCACGACTTTCAagaattatatatttctacTACTGCCGAATTTGTGATCAAGTCAAGTATATCTAACTTTTCCCTTAATCTTTCTGTTTTTGCTAAGGGTAGTGAGTGGATAATTGATTCAAGTGCCACTGACCATATGACTTGTGATcctcatatatttactaatttttcctctaattgttctaaaactgttattattaatgccAATGAGATTTTATCTCTTATTGAAGTTGTAGGTATTATATCTCTCTCACCCTCATTATCAATtattgatgttttatttgttcctacattAAACTATAATCTTATCTCCATCagcaagttaaccaaatcacattcttgtgttgCCTTGTTTTATCCAACCCATTATCTTTTTCAGAATATTCATTCCAAGGAGAAGATTGCCAGTAATTAAGAGAGTGAATGATCgtattatcttgaaaatatCTCATCACAACGAACCCATAAAAGAGCGTTGACTTGTCTTGAGAATgatcacatacaagataaaaacaaaaagaaaatttggtatgGCATAGACAGTTAggacatccctcttttggttatttaaaaaaattatttccatcattatttcataaatgtaatatttctaattttctttgtgaaacttgtgttaTGGAAAAAAGTCATCATGTTGTATTTCCTTTAAGCAATAAAAcactgatttttctttttcattaattcacacagATGTTTGGGGCCTTGCCCCACAATCTAcacataatgaaaaaaaatggtttatcaattttgttgatgattgtactcggATAACCTGGGTATATTTTCTTAACCATAAAAGTAATGTGTGTGATGTGGTTCGAAGTCCCATCTCATTTATGGGGTGAGGTTGTGAGCTCTgtcgtttatttaattaaacgaACCCCTTGTAGTGTGCTTAACTTTCAAAGTCCTTTCGATGTTTTGtctgatcattgtatccttcctTTCATAGTTCATTTACAACCTGATGTTTTTGGACATCAAtgtacaaagcttgaagaacgggctatcaaatgtgtttttgttgggtatggatcaactcaaaaaggttatcgtgcttaccatccaccattaaaaaaatttatatctcTATGGATGTGATATTTAATGAGCATGAATTGTTTTATGTTGATTCTACACTTTAGGGAGGTAATGAAAGTGAAGTCTTTGGAGACAGACAATATGAGTCTCCATGTGACAAGTACATGATAACAGAGGAGGAGtggatgcagtttcgtgcatctagagagtctgaggaTTGACATGTTTGTTTCTAAacatatttctttaattaattaatggaTTTTATTATGGTTTTACACTTatgaatatacatggtttcATAGGGTAAAAGGTTAGTCGTttaagaaagacaaaggctaaatGATGCACCACACGTGTTATCACGATGTGGTTATGCATTACttgagaagaagatgagaaagagTCGAGCGGAGACCTTAGGACTTGAGTCCCCcgacctagcacctgcacctgctaggtacgaaacgtggaaggctgctcggactaagtctgatgggaacatgacatcttcctcagctgccttgatctcccaaagaattgtaagttcaaattctaaacattgtttgattgtgtatttaTCATTGCATGTATTTTATgtaacaaagtttttttttatatgcaggatgagttggttgagtaGCAGACTCAAGGAACATttgttggccaaggtagggacgacattctaacaacaACCATTGGAAAGTCCGAGCACCAAAGACGTGTACGTTGAGTTGGTGGAGCggttggtcttcgtgactactttggccctcaCAAAAAAAGCACTAAATCCATGAGTCAGGAGGCACTGAGgaagatggatcttcagtgggaggaaaggcTCAAGCAAAGCACGAGATCTacggagcaacgattcatggagcagctagaagaacaaaaacaaatccaaagagcgcttgaagagaagctgcattccatgacaCAGGGCACCATGGGGATGCCCACTGAAGCTCCCACAGCACCTTGGGTAAGCACTAGAGGATAATGCTCTGCTGTAGACCCTACTAAGTATAATGGTCAATATGAGTTGTTGGTTGATGGAGATCCtccacgcattgtggctgtcaGATGAGTACTTGAGGGAGGCCAaactattcatggtgttccctTATTACCCCACCACGCGCTTCTGACGATTGCGAGGTTCGTGATCCCTAGGATCAGGTGTCTGTACCCACTTCAGAAATTCAGTTTGTGGCGGTGGCCATAGGAACATTTATAGcttggcctagagcattgatcatgtcacacattgctACACCACAAGtataagattttattattaatatttctatgttaaatttataaacattgattgataactttgaaaattttatcttcGTATCAtacgtcctcagaagcagccgaTGCATGAGCCAGtcatagatgaagatgatgagatggctgaagcggaggatgtCCTCTAGCAAAGATCATGACAAAATTACCCAAGTTGTCCAGAGGACCAGTAGAATTGCACTAAGATTTGAGagtacactagtacaaaatgtgcttttaaactcgcacaatagaccTCTATTTACACCAAACCGGTGCCTATCCAAATGCGGTGGCAGTTCCGTAATTCAGgagaccttataggcctcggttcaaagAGGACTGGTGCACAACAGTGCTACCACTTCGGTTGCAAAGGGAACCAGTGCCTAAACATCACCTAACTTGCCAGGCTTTTCGTCTGAAACGGTCTGAAAGGTGTATGAAAAGGTGATAGGACACTGGTTGCACGCAGAACCGAAGCAGAAAGGCCTACAACACGTCTGACTCGCCTGCAACACGCCTGCAACACGTCAAGTCAGTCAACTCAGCAACACATTTTGAGAGTTCTGGCCAAGAGAAATGACCTCGGGTAGCACTGCAATCGAGGTCAAAAGGCATTTAGGCCTCGGTTCTTTTGATAACCGTGGCATATAAGCTTGAGTTTTTGTATTTCATTCTTGTTTTTTGTCTTTCTGCTTCCACTATAAGCCTTAGTTTCTTGAATAAATAAGGCCGTAGTGCCCTATTGCTTCGGTTATTCTTGACAACCGAGGTAGTATAATTTAATAAGTTCAAATTTCCAGCCCTTTTCAGTCGCGctgcttcctttttcttttcttcttcgctGCCTTGCGCCTGTGCACCATTTCTCTTCATTGCTTCTCCTTGCACCTTTGTCTTTCGCCTTTGCCGCCACCGCCATTATTCTCTCCAAGGCTGCCTCCACCACCGTCGTCGCCACTCCGTCGTGAGTCCTTCGTTTTGTTTGTGCCGCCGTCGTTGTTCTCACCTTTGGTGCTTCCTTCATCCCTGTCGTTCATTGCATTCGTAGCCTCTACTGTCGTCGTCGCCCCCATTGTCGTTGGTGTTGCCCATCACGGTAAGTTGTTCAAACCCTCTTTATCCTTGTCTTTGATAAAGGAGTTGATATATTGGTTGAATGAAAATGGTTTATACATCCTGTTGACATCTTGGTGAATGAAAATGATTGATATATTGGCTCAATGAAAATGGTTCATATCAATAGAAAGTGCAGGAACGTGGCGTGCAAGAATGAATGtgagaagagaaattaatagaTATATAGTAAAAAATGTTATGAATAAATATACAGTAAAGTATTTGGGTTTGATATACAGTAAAGTATTTGGGTTTGATATACAATAAAGTATTTGGGTTTGAATTGTTTGTCTTAAATTGGTTGATAATGTAAattggtttatattttttaattaaatggtGAGGGACATTCTTCATTGTTGATCGACTTTCACGC from the Vigna angularis cultivar LongXiaoDou No.4 chromosome 3, ASM1680809v1, whole genome shotgun sequence genome contains:
- the LOC108324475 gene encoding F-box/kelch-repeat protein At3g23880; the encoded protein is MAEILSRLPVKDLMRFRCVSTWLNHLVFDPTFVKLHLQRSSKNTHILLTFRDYENDESRHCAAPCSLQNLLHNPTSTVDVCHRFNHDYTILGVCNGLVCLQDSYRGDEFEEYWVRFWNPSTRVMCEDSPHIRIRSGDYNYPYLFMFGFGYDDWSDRYQVVFLDNKSQKLEIRVYSLGDTCWRNTLTCDAFPALGLHGAYACGHLNWLALPKCGSGYRWATVTMKDLEIFSYDLKNEKCSYLSMPDGLSEVPPDVPVLEVLKGCLCLSHHQGTCFVVWMMKEFGVAKSWTLLLNVSYEHLRIRDLHGLPALPVILCLSEDDNVMLLASYDTAEFILYNKKDNRIDDRELFNEDKFYFFSYDYVQSLVFPYRN